One Paraburkholderia sp. PREW-6R genomic region harbors:
- a CDS encoding 3-isopropylmalate dehydratase large subunit translates to MNDATLSDPSATARTFFQKIWDDHVIEDFGDGSYLLQIDRLFLHEVSGGVALRELHEARRATDSPRQVFTAIDHVVNIYPGRRPGQGRNDTATSMIAETVGESARHGLQVFQVGDPRQGIVHVISPELGLALPGLTLVCGDSHTCTVGGVGTLGWGVGSTEGVHVLATQTLVQPKPKTMRVWFDGALPAGVHAKDMALHLIARIGANGGIGYAIEFAGEAVEALPVEGRLTLCNMAIECAARYAFVAPDDATYAYLAGREYTPSGAAWDEAVAYWKTLPSDPGAQFDSDIHIDCTQLAPQITWGTSPQHSAAIDGAVPAPGAFDDEGARALVERALAYQHLTPGTRYDDIAVDVAYIGSCTNARLSDLQVAADVLRGRKVADGVTAICVPGSSRVKAEAEALGIDAIFRAAGFEWLESGCAMCATGGADRLGGKRVVSTTNRNFENRQGPKTRTHLASPATVAASAVLGHLADARALPRTADAADVATSPAAADQSR, encoded by the coding sequence ATGAACGATGCCACCCTTTCAGATCCGTCAGCCACCGCGCGCACTTTCTTCCAGAAGATCTGGGACGATCACGTGATCGAAGACTTTGGCGACGGCAGCTATCTGCTGCAGATCGACCGCCTGTTTCTGCACGAGGTGTCAGGCGGCGTGGCGCTGCGCGAGTTGCACGAGGCACGACGCGCGACCGACAGTCCGCGCCAGGTGTTCACCGCGATCGACCATGTCGTCAACATCTATCCCGGCCGCCGGCCCGGCCAGGGACGCAACGACACCGCGACGTCGATGATCGCCGAGACGGTCGGCGAATCGGCGCGTCACGGACTCCAGGTGTTTCAGGTCGGCGATCCGCGCCAGGGCATCGTGCACGTGATCTCGCCGGAACTGGGGCTTGCGTTGCCGGGGCTGACGCTCGTCTGCGGCGACAGCCACACCTGCACGGTCGGCGGCGTCGGCACGCTGGGCTGGGGTGTCGGGTCGACCGAAGGCGTGCACGTGCTCGCGACGCAGACGCTGGTGCAACCGAAGCCGAAAACGATGCGCGTATGGTTTGACGGCGCGCTGCCGGCGGGCGTCCACGCGAAGGACATGGCCTTGCATCTGATCGCGCGGATCGGCGCTAATGGCGGCATTGGCTACGCGATCGAATTCGCGGGCGAAGCCGTCGAAGCGCTGCCGGTCGAAGGGCGCCTGACGCTGTGCAACATGGCGATCGAATGCGCCGCGCGCTATGCGTTCGTCGCGCCCGACGACGCCACTTATGCGTATCTCGCCGGCCGCGAATACACGCCGAGCGGCGCGGCGTGGGACGAGGCGGTCGCTTACTGGAAGACCTTGCCGAGCGACCCGGGCGCGCAATTCGACAGCGATATCCACATCGATTGCACGCAGCTCGCGCCGCAGATCACGTGGGGCACGAGTCCGCAGCATAGCGCGGCAATCGACGGCGCGGTGCCCGCACCGGGCGCATTCGACGACGAAGGCGCGCGCGCACTGGTCGAACGGGCCCTTGCGTATCAGCATCTGACGCCGGGCACGCGCTACGACGACATCGCCGTGGACGTTGCCTATATCGGCTCGTGCACCAACGCGCGATTGTCCGATCTGCAGGTGGCTGCCGACGTGTTGCGGGGACGCAAGGTGGCCGACGGCGTGACCGCGATCTGCGTGCCGGGGTCGAGCCGTGTGAAGGCCGAAGCCGAGGCGCTCGGCATCGACGCGATTTTTCGCGCGGCCGGCTTCGAATGGCTCGAGTCGGGCTGTGCGATGTGCGCGACTGGCGGCGCCGATCGGCTCGGCGGCAAGCGCGTCGTCAGCACGACCAACCGCAATTTCGAGAACCGTCAGGGACCGAAAACGCGCACGCATCTGGCCAGTCCCGCGACGGTCGCGGCAAGCGCGGTGCTCGGGCATCTGGCCGATGCGCGTGCATTGCCTCGCACAGCCGATGCGGCGGACGTGGCAACGTCGCCCGCAGCGGCCGATCAATCGCGCTGA
- a CDS encoding PDR/VanB family oxidoreductase produces the protein MKAFSANGMRPVRLIGIRLAAEDVNVYEFAPLDARPMEPFEPGAHIDLRLNDTLLRQYSLLPPLTGTHADANTLRIAVQTEGDGRGGSRFLAHDAHVGDVFHVSAARNHFHLVRGAAHSVLIAGGIGITPLFGMIGALQREGASWQLHYAVRSETRALFRDALRDYGDKVRIACSDRPDQGRLDLQAIVADAPPGSQFYCCGPQRMVDAFIDASRALPPADVHVERFSATTDAADEGGFEVRLVRSDRRFVIPPGSTILQALREAGMDVPSSCEQGVCGVCETRVLAGEPDHRDHVLSASEQAKGDTMMICCSGSRSPFLELDL, from the coding sequence ATGAAAGCATTTTCCGCAAACGGCATGCGGCCAGTCAGGTTGATCGGCATCCGGCTGGCCGCCGAAGACGTCAACGTCTACGAATTCGCGCCGCTCGACGCTCGGCCAATGGAGCCATTCGAGCCGGGCGCGCATATCGATCTGCGCCTGAACGACACGCTGCTGCGCCAGTATTCGCTGCTTCCGCCGCTCACCGGCACGCATGCCGACGCGAACACGCTGCGCATCGCCGTGCAGACCGAAGGCGACGGACGCGGTGGCTCGCGCTTTCTCGCGCACGATGCGCACGTCGGCGACGTCTTTCACGTCAGTGCCGCGCGCAATCATTTCCACCTCGTGCGCGGCGCGGCGCATAGCGTGTTGATCGCGGGCGGGATCGGCATCACGCCGCTGTTCGGCATGATCGGCGCGCTGCAACGGGAAGGCGCTTCGTGGCAACTGCATTACGCGGTACGCAGCGAGACACGCGCGCTGTTTCGCGACGCGCTGCGGGATTATGGCGACAAGGTTCGCATCGCGTGTTCGGACCGCCCGGACCAGGGGCGCCTCGATCTGCAGGCGATCGTCGCGGACGCGCCGCCCGGCAGTCAGTTCTACTGCTGCGGTCCGCAGCGCATGGTCGATGCGTTTATCGACGCGAGCCGCGCGTTGCCGCCCGCCGACGTCCACGTCGAACGCTTCTCGGCGACGACCGACGCCGCCGACGAAGGCGGCTTCGAAGTGCGGCTCGTACGCAGCGACCGCCGCTTCGTGATTCCGCCTGGCAGCACCATCCTGCAGGCGCTGCGCGAGGCGGGCATGGATGTGCCGTCGTCGTGCGAGCAGGGCGTGTGCGGCGTTTGCGAAACGCGTGTGCTGGCAGGCGAGCCGGATCATCGCGATCACGTGCTGAGCGCGTCGGAGCAGGCGAAGGGCGACACGATGATGATCTGCTGTTCGGGCAGCCGCAGCCCGTTTCTCGAACTCGACCTGTGA
- a CDS encoding porin, whose protein sequence is MKKHWRLGLIACALAAATHANAQSSVTLYGLIDEGLMYSNSSQTGTVGGAHNGKSQWAMMDGAAGIGGSRWGLQGTEDLGAGLKAIFTLENGFNINTGTLAQGGLEFGRQAFVGLSSPLGTVTLGRQYNPMTDFVFTTSVANSVPGHLGAHPDDIDDLGHSQRINNTIKFKSATFDGFTAAGMYGLGGVAGDVTNRQFLSGALSFASGPLTVAAGYTSARNPNLSYFGTGGTSGPATSDNLGSVGSATAAQSNPVYAGFSSAHSLSIAEGGAKYQIGPATIGAVFSHISFNNLGDLNSGPNPLRYRGTAIFNDAEINGSYAITPSIQVAAAYDYLHGGSVSGAGGSTGGVTYHQGLVSAAYLLSKRTEVYAIGIYQQASGRDSLNQPAVASVTNVSPSSTDRQTVVRLGILHRF, encoded by the coding sequence ATGAAAAAGCACTGGAGACTCGGTCTGATAGCGTGCGCTCTTGCAGCGGCCACGCACGCAAATGCGCAAAGCAGCGTCACGCTGTATGGATTGATTGACGAGGGATTGATGTATTCGAACAGCTCGCAAACCGGCACCGTCGGCGGCGCGCATAACGGCAAGAGCCAATGGGCGATGATGGACGGCGCCGCCGGTATCGGCGGCTCGCGCTGGGGCCTGCAGGGCACAGAAGATCTCGGCGCCGGTCTGAAGGCCATCTTCACGCTGGAGAACGGCTTCAACATCAACACGGGCACGCTTGCGCAGGGCGGACTCGAGTTCGGGCGGCAGGCGTTCGTCGGCCTGTCGTCGCCGCTCGGCACGGTGACGCTCGGACGCCAATACAATCCGATGACCGACTTCGTGTTCACGACCTCGGTGGCCAATTCGGTGCCCGGGCATCTGGGCGCGCATCCGGACGACATCGACGATCTCGGTCATTCGCAGCGTATCAACAACACCATCAAATTCAAATCCGCGACCTTCGACGGCTTCACCGCGGCTGGCATGTACGGTCTGGGCGGCGTGGCGGGCGACGTGACGAACCGGCAATTCCTGTCGGGCGCGCTCAGCTTCGCGAGCGGTCCACTGACGGTTGCGGCGGGCTACACCAGCGCGCGCAATCCGAATCTGTCGTACTTCGGCACCGGCGGCACGTCCGGTCCGGCGACCTCGGACAATCTCGGTTCGGTAGGGTCGGCGACAGCCGCGCAATCGAATCCGGTCTACGCCGGATTTTCGTCCGCACATTCGTTGAGCATTGCAGAGGGCGGTGCGAAATACCAGATCGGCCCGGCGACGATCGGCGCGGTCTTCAGCCACATCTCGTTCAACAATCTCGGCGACCTGAACTCGGGGCCCAATCCGCTGCGCTACCGCGGCACGGCCATCTTCAACGATGCCGAAATCAACGGCAGCTACGCAATCACGCCGAGCATCCAGGTGGCCGCCGCGTACGATTATCTGCACGGCGGCAGCGTGAGCGGCGCGGGCGGGTCGACGGGCGGCGTCACGTATCACCAGGGGCTGGTTTCGGCGGCGTATCTTCTGTCCAAACGCACCGAGGTCTACGCGATCGGCATTTATCAGCAGGCAAGCGGGCGCGACTCGCTCAATCAACCGGCGGTGGCCTCGGTGACCAATGTATCGCCGTCGTCGACCGACCGGCAGACGGTCGTGCGGTTGGGCATTCTTCACCGCTTCTAA
- a CDS encoding MFS transporter — translation MEPRADARGELPDALGRLADRADDHPETIRKVGRRMTWLIFALNFVAVLDRGNLGFAALQMNKDLGLTSATFGIGVGVFFLAYSLLEVPSNMVLARYGARRTLARIAILWGLAQMAMAFVHGPTTFYMARALLGAAEAGLAPGMLVYISYWFPYAYRARYNAVFAYAIPASYAVASILSGSILQLNGVLGLAGWKWLFLLEGFPAIALGIVTLFYLTDKPAQAHWLTPEERGWLQTTIDREAMLAGSQPHARLWDAVKHPTVLLLAAVNTGIYSGLATLGAWLPQIVRSFGLPLHLIGPISAIPPLTAVIGMYFISRHSDRKRERIYHTFVLLLVATLGYAIVTASGTPSLTIAGFVIANLAVYSVNTIFWTMPQSYLPREITATGLAFINAMGSMTGFVVIAMIGRVQGSMGSLTAGFPIVCGVFLLASVAVLTLAFRMKRAKATVAVS, via the coding sequence ATGGAACCTCGCGCCGACGCACGAGGCGAGTTACCCGACGCACTTGGGCGACTCGCCGACCGGGCCGACGATCACCCGGAGACGATCCGCAAGGTCGGCCGCCGCATGACCTGGCTGATCTTCGCGCTGAACTTCGTCGCGGTGCTCGATCGCGGCAATCTCGGCTTCGCCGCGTTGCAGATGAACAAGGATCTCGGGCTGACGAGCGCGACTTTCGGCATTGGCGTCGGCGTGTTCTTTCTCGCGTATTCGCTGCTCGAAGTGCCGAGCAACATGGTGCTGGCGCGCTACGGCGCGCGCCGTACGCTCGCGCGCATCGCGATCCTGTGGGGTCTCGCGCAGATGGCGATGGCGTTCGTGCATGGCCCGACCACGTTCTACATGGCGCGCGCGCTGCTTGGCGCGGCGGAAGCGGGTCTTGCGCCCGGCATGCTGGTCTATATCAGCTACTGGTTTCCCTACGCCTACCGCGCGCGCTACAACGCGGTGTTCGCTTACGCGATTCCGGCGTCTTACGCGGTCGCGTCGATCCTCTCCGGCTCGATCCTGCAACTGAACGGCGTGCTTGGGCTGGCCGGCTGGAAATGGCTCTTTCTGCTCGAAGGATTTCCGGCCATCGCGCTCGGCATCGTCACGCTGTTCTATCTGACCGACAAGCCCGCGCAAGCGCACTGGCTCACGCCCGAGGAACGCGGCTGGCTGCAAACCACCATCGATCGCGAAGCGATGCTGGCCGGCAGTCAGCCGCACGCGCGGCTGTGGGACGCGGTCAAGCATCCGACCGTGCTGCTGCTCGCAGCGGTCAATACCGGCATCTACAGCGGACTCGCGACGCTCGGCGCATGGCTGCCGCAGATCGTGCGTTCGTTCGGCTTGCCCCTGCATCTGATCGGGCCGATCTCTGCAATTCCGCCGCTGACCGCGGTGATCGGCATGTATTTCATCAGCCGCCATTCGGACCGCAAGCGCGAGCGCATCTATCACACGTTCGTGCTGCTGCTGGTCGCCACGCTCGGCTACGCGATCGTCACCGCGTCCGGCACGCCTTCGCTGACCATCGCCGGATTCGTGATCGCCAATCTCGCGGTGTATTCGGTCAACACGATTTTCTGGACCATGCCGCAATCGTATCTGCCGCGCGAAATCACCGCGACCGGGCTCGCGTTCATCAACGCAATGGGCAGCATGACGGGTTTCGTCGTGATCGCCATGATCGGGCGCGTACAGGGCTCGATGGGCAGCCTGACGGCGGGCTTTCCGATCGTTTGCGGCGTCTTCCTGCTGGCGAGCGTGGCGGTGCTGACGCTGGCGTTCCGCATGAAGCGCGCGAAGGCGACGGTGGCGGTTTCGTAA
- a CDS encoding Rieske 2Fe-2S domain-containing protein, with translation MLSASDNAILTQVGPDKPMGKLMRQFWIPVCLSSELTADAEPLRIMLLGEKLIAFRDTAGKVGVMDHRCPHRCASMYFGRNEQGGVRCVYHGWKFDVEGNCIDMPNVPPEQDFKHRVKARAFKVLERSGMVWAYMGPRDTPPEFPNIDALQIPAAERSIFVHQRDCNWLQSAEGDIDTSHFGFLHIGSLEADDVDPDSMHKWGIIGRAPEYSVKETPWGTMYAAYRAADEGERYYRFAHFLFPFITFTPNGDFDDLIACTINVPMDDEHTMSYRVAWNKRTMPLQNLKSGEPIPGLAPESDFLPRTHDWYGRWRLAANVDNDYFIDRDAQRTISFTGIQGIGRQDQAVIESMGAVVDRTFEHLAASDRMIMVTRRRLLQAARALDANNETPAIVDDPDAYRGARGGSFLASDKLDWVAAYEQKLGEAVRMPAQPEPQSV, from the coding sequence ATGCTGAGCGCATCCGACAACGCCATCCTCACCCAGGTCGGTCCCGACAAACCGATGGGCAAGCTGATGCGGCAATTCTGGATTCCCGTGTGTCTGTCGTCGGAACTGACTGCCGATGCCGAACCGCTGCGCATCATGCTGCTCGGCGAAAAGCTGATTGCGTTCCGCGACACGGCGGGCAAGGTCGGCGTGATGGATCATCGTTGTCCGCATCGCTGCGCGTCGATGTATTTCGGCCGCAACGAACAGGGCGGCGTGCGTTGTGTGTATCACGGCTGGAAATTCGACGTCGAAGGCAATTGCATCGACATGCCCAACGTGCCGCCCGAGCAGGACTTCAAGCATCGCGTGAAGGCGCGTGCCTTCAAGGTGCTGGAACGGTCCGGCATGGTATGGGCGTACATGGGCCCGCGCGACACGCCGCCCGAATTTCCGAATATCGACGCATTGCAGATTCCCGCTGCCGAGCGTTCGATCTTCGTGCATCAGCGCGATTGCAACTGGCTGCAATCGGCGGAAGGCGACATCGACACATCGCATTTCGGGTTTCTGCATATCGGCAGTCTCGAAGCCGACGACGTCGATCCTGACTCGATGCACAAATGGGGAATCATCGGCCGCGCGCCCGAATACAGCGTCAAGGAAACGCCATGGGGCACGATGTATGCCGCGTATCGCGCGGCCGACGAGGGCGAGCGTTACTACCGGTTCGCGCATTTCCTGTTTCCGTTCATCACGTTCACGCCGAACGGCGATTTCGACGATCTGATCGCGTGCACGATCAACGTGCCGATGGACGACGAACACACGATGTCATATCGCGTCGCGTGGAACAAGCGAACCATGCCGCTGCAGAACCTCAAGAGCGGCGAGCCGATTCCCGGTCTCGCGCCCGAAAGCGATTTCCTGCCGCGCACCCACGACTGGTATGGCCGCTGGCGTCTGGCCGCCAACGTCGACAACGATTACTTCATCGATCGCGACGCACAACGCACGATCAGCTTCACCGGCATCCAGGGGATCGGACGCCAGGATCAGGCGGTGATCGAAAGCATGGGGGCCGTCGTCGATCGCACCTTCGAGCATCTTGCCGCGAGCGATCGCATGATCATGGTCACGCGCCGGCGTCTGCTGCAGGCCGCGCGAGCGCTTGACGCAAACAATGAAACGCCCGCCATCGTCGACGATCCCGACGCGTATCGCGGCGCACGCGGCGGATCGTTCCTCGCCTCCGACAAGCTCGACTGGGTTGCGGCCTACGAGCAGAAGCTCGGCGAGGCGGTGCGCATGCCGGCGCAGCCCGAGCCGCAATCGGTGTGA
- a CDS encoding LysR family transcriptional regulator, whose translation MDYWNQLRLFIQIAETGSMTKAAEALGQSNAAASRYLAELERRLSVRLVERNTRRLWLTESGEVFYGRCKNAVAEIDAAEQAAAAAAHSIDGNLRVTGPLSFCMQHIGPILPLFAMRYPKLTVEVIAANRYDNIIDSGIDVAFRTRYAEPDSGITVRRLARTHRAVVASPAYLAQHGTPDHPDELDRHRFLTYLHSSYPKDVHFERNGETVTKVIQGIASANEAQILRQAALGGMGMLVQPNYLHYDDLQRGTLVRVLADWNLPSMDINIAYPSRSYLPARSRVFIDFVIEHFAQMRYEDKWTDRFNAPAS comes from the coding sequence TTGGATTACTGGAATCAGTTGCGCCTGTTCATTCAGATCGCCGAAACGGGCAGCATGACGAAAGCCGCCGAGGCGCTCGGGCAGTCGAACGCGGCAGCGAGCCGTTACCTTGCGGAACTCGAACGCCGCCTGTCGGTGCGGCTCGTCGAACGCAATACGCGGCGGCTCTGGCTGACCGAGTCCGGCGAAGTGTTCTATGGCCGTTGCAAGAACGCCGTGGCCGAGATCGATGCCGCGGAACAGGCGGCGGCCGCTGCGGCCCACAGCATCGACGGCAACCTGCGCGTGACGGGGCCGCTATCGTTTTGCATGCAGCATATCGGCCCCATCCTGCCGCTATTCGCGATGCGATACCCGAAGCTGACTGTCGAAGTCATCGCCGCCAATCGCTATGACAACATCATCGATAGCGGGATCGACGTGGCTTTTCGCACCCGCTATGCGGAGCCGGATTCCGGCATCACGGTACGCCGCCTCGCGCGCACGCATCGCGCGGTCGTCGCATCGCCTGCTTATCTCGCGCAGCATGGAACGCCCGACCATCCGGACGAGCTCGATCGTCACCGATTCCTGACGTATCTGCATTCGAGCTATCCAAAGGACGTGCACTTCGAGCGCAACGGCGAGACGGTGACGAAAGTGATACAGGGGATCGCGAGCGCGAACGAAGCGCAGATTCTCCGGCAGGCGGCGCTAGGCGGGATGGGCATGCTGGTGCAGCCCAATTACCTGCATTACGACGACCTTCAGCGCGGCACGCTGGTGCGCGTCCTGGCCGACTGGAATTTGCCGTCGATGGATATCAACATCGCGTACCCAAGCCGCAGCTATCTGCCGGCACGCTCACGCGTGTTCATCGATTTTGTGATCGAACACTTCGCACAGATGCGCTACGAGGATAAGTGGACTGACCGCTTTAACGCGCCGGCTTCGTGA
- a CDS encoding class I SAM-dependent methyltransferase, giving the protein MQKRAMMQRASDAFANKADCLVCGGGMRQGVQHWHYVCARCGYEAGDLQPAINDSSAHNAIDEADREAGLRAIRTENFREVVGLIAANLPVAAKKLLDVGCAHGWFLEQAAGRFDVLGIEPDEAVRAKTAAKGLPVRGGYFPQALLPGETFDAIVFNDVIEHIPDIDSALAACRERLNPGGVLVLNLPNSKGLFYRVSKFFAAMGWTSPFERMWQKGFPSPHVHFFGTRNLAELVDKHQMRLVREVQLPSIRAKGMLERMRYSTHESTLNMYLQYIGAMAILPFTKLFQSDVIVCLFAVNPK; this is encoded by the coding sequence ATGCAAAAAAGAGCGATGATGCAACGCGCTTCTGATGCTTTCGCAAACAAGGCAGACTGTCTGGTATGCGGCGGTGGAATGCGTCAGGGCGTTCAGCATTGGCACTATGTATGCGCCAGATGCGGATATGAGGCAGGCGACCTACAGCCTGCAATTAACGATAGCAGCGCGCATAACGCCATCGACGAGGCGGATAGAGAGGCCGGGCTCAGGGCCATCCGAACTGAGAACTTCCGGGAGGTCGTCGGGCTCATTGCTGCGAACCTGCCCGTTGCAGCGAAAAAACTACTTGATGTAGGCTGCGCACACGGCTGGTTTCTCGAACAGGCCGCAGGTCGATTTGACGTGTTAGGCATTGAACCAGACGAAGCGGTCCGCGCGAAGACAGCGGCAAAAGGTCTGCCGGTAAGGGGCGGATATTTCCCCCAAGCGTTGCTTCCCGGAGAGACGTTTGACGCTATCGTCTTTAACGACGTGATCGAGCACATCCCGGATATTGATTCCGCACTTGCCGCGTGCCGCGAGCGCCTGAATCCCGGTGGTGTGCTCGTGCTCAATCTGCCGAACAGCAAAGGTCTGTTTTACCGCGTATCCAAGTTTTTCGCGGCAATGGGGTGGACGAGCCCGTTCGAACGGATGTGGCAAAAAGGTTTCCCGTCACCGCACGTCCATTTTTTCGGGACGCGGAACCTGGCGGAGCTTGTCGACAAGCATCAAATGCGGCTAGTCCGCGAGGTCCAGTTGCCCTCTATTCGCGCTAAGGGGATGCTGGAGCGGATGCGATACTCAACACATGAATCCACTCTGAACATGTACCTGCAATACATCGGCGCGATGGCGATACTGCCATTTACGAAGCTCTTTCAAAGCGACGTGATTGTTTGCCTGTTCGCCGTTAATCCGAAGTGA
- a CDS encoding MFS transporter, with amino-acid sequence MSHVPATSSSSGSDDNAIYRKVARRVVPFLFICYVVNFMDRVNIGFAKLQFLQDLKLDDSVFGVAAGMFFVGYVIFELPSNLLAARIGVRKTLLRIMVLWGALTVSLMFVRSAQGLYWLRFLLGAAEAGFFPGVVLYLTYWFPDQRRGRILSLFVMAVPLAGVVGGPLSGAIMGHLHGVLGFAGWQWLFLIEGVPAIVLGLLAHVLLDERPADARWLTANEKAQIEAALNSDRRAHPAGVHASAKLSDVLTNPRIYVLSAIYFCVFMALNAIGFWIPTLLRQVGVHAIRDIGWLSGGISVCTAFGIVLIGRHSDQRKERRWHVAGCGLAVAASFLLLPLAAHSIALTVVLLVVASVGIYAALSLFWTIPTLYLQKDGIAGGIATITAIGAIGGAVSPSLVGMLKTSTGSLYSGLGVVGALLAMGMLALLVVVRPATREATGAVGAASGH; translated from the coding sequence ATGAGCCACGTCCCCGCTACATCGAGTTCATCGGGCAGCGACGACAACGCGATCTACCGCAAGGTCGCGCGCCGCGTCGTGCCATTTCTGTTCATCTGCTACGTGGTTAACTTCATGGACCGCGTGAACATCGGCTTTGCGAAGCTGCAATTCCTGCAGGACCTGAAGCTCGACGATTCGGTGTTCGGCGTGGCGGCGGGGATGTTTTTCGTCGGCTATGTGATCTTCGAATTGCCGAGCAATCTGCTGGCGGCGCGAATTGGCGTGCGCAAGACGCTTTTACGCATAATGGTGCTGTGGGGCGCGCTGACCGTGTCGCTGATGTTCGTGAGGAGCGCGCAAGGGCTGTACTGGCTGCGCTTTCTGCTCGGCGCGGCCGAGGCGGGCTTCTTTCCCGGCGTGGTGCTGTATCTGACGTACTGGTTTCCGGACCAGCGGCGCGGCCGCATCCTGAGCCTTTTCGTGATGGCGGTGCCGCTTGCGGGCGTCGTCGGCGGCCCGCTGTCGGGTGCGATCATGGGTCATCTGCATGGCGTGCTCGGCTTCGCGGGCTGGCAGTGGCTGTTCCTGATCGAAGGTGTGCCGGCGATCGTGCTGGGCCTGCTCGCACACGTGCTGCTCGACGAGCGTCCCGCTGACGCGCGATGGCTCACCGCGAACGAAAAAGCGCAGATCGAAGCCGCGCTCAACTCAGATCGCCGCGCGCATCCGGCGGGCGTACATGCTTCCGCGAAGCTCTCCGATGTGCTGACCAATCCGCGCATCTACGTGCTGTCGGCAATTTACTTTTGCGTGTTCATGGCGTTGAACGCGATCGGCTTCTGGATTCCGACGCTGCTGCGGCAGGTTGGCGTGCACGCGATCAGGGATATAGGCTGGTTAAGCGGCGGGATTTCAGTGTGCACGGCCTTTGGCATCGTGCTGATCGGACGGCACTCGGACCAGCGTAAGGAGCGTCGCTGGCATGTGGCCGGTTGCGGCCTCGCGGTGGCGGCGAGCTTCCTGTTGTTGCCGCTTGCTGCGCACAGCATCGCACTGACTGTCGTGCTCCTCGTGGTCGCATCCGTCGGTATCTACGCCGCGCTCTCGCTGTTCTGGACGATTCCGACGCTCTACTTGCAGAAGGATGGGATCGCGGGCGGAATTGCGACGATCACGGCAATTGGCGCAATCGGCGGCGCGGTGAGCCCGTCGCTGGTAGGGATGCTGAAGACGTCGACCGGCAGTCTGTATTCGGGGTTGGGTGTGGTCGGTGCGCTGCTCGCCATGGGCATGCTCGCGCTGCTGGTAGTGGTGCGTCCGGCGACGCGTGAAGCGACGGGTGCCGTCGGCGCGGCATCAGGCCACTAG